In one Denitratisoma sp. genomic region, the following are encoded:
- a CDS encoding nitrous oxide reductase accessory protein NosL translates to MKRRDMLKLSLAATAAGIATSTHAQQACPTDGTPAQFVPKKPADAKPLENEFGKYLQCPYCGMNRSEHHRARMLVQYSDDLVDGVCSIHCLGLSLGVNIDREPKMIWGPDYGSAAEPRPLLPVEQLTYLIGADLKHAMTKRSKHSFASKEVAGQFRQKHGGEFGDFNEALKQSYLDMAADVAQIRRNREERRKKMMEQKHG, encoded by the coding sequence ATGAAACGCCGCGACATGCTGAAACTCTCGCTGGCGGCCACCGCCGCCGGCATCGCCACTTCCACCCACGCCCAGCAGGCCTGCCCCACCGACGGCACGCCGGCGCAGTTCGTGCCGAAGAAGCCGGCCGACGCCAAGCCGCTGGAAAACGAATTCGGCAAGTACCTGCAATGCCCCTACTGCGGCATGAACCGCAGCGAACACCATCGCGCGCGCATGCTGGTGCAGTACAGCGACGACCTGGTCGACGGCGTCTGCTCCATCCACTGCCTCGGCCTGAGCCTCGGCGTGAACATCGACCGCGAGCCGAAAATGATCTGGGGGCCCGATTACGGCTCCGCCGCCGAGCCGCGTCCGCTGCTGCCGGTCGAGCAACTGACCTACCTCATCGGCGCCGACCTGAAGCACGCCATGACCAAGCGCAGCAAGCACTCCTTCGCGTCGAAGGAGGTTGCCGGGCAGTTCCGCCAGAAACACGGCGGCGAGTTCGGCGACTTCAACGAGGCGCTCAAGCAGTCCTATCTCGACATGGCGGCCGACGTCGCGCAGATTCGCAGGAACCGCGAGGAGCGCCGCAAGAAGATGATGGAACAGAAGCACGGATGA
- a CDS encoding nitrous oxide reductase accessory protein NosL, translated as MRRLLAALLLAVWAGFAPAQGVVKPGAKDLCPVCGMLVSKYPNWAAVVQYKDGHAHFFDGAKDLFKYLHDLAKYAPGHRREDVAVIQVTDFYSLTRIDAQKAFFVIGSDVLGPMGHELVPLATRADAEDFLKDHKGKRILGFAEVTRELPFKLDDGKF; from the coding sequence ATGAGGCGCCTCCTCGCCGCACTGCTGCTCGCCGTCTGGGCCGGGTTCGCGCCGGCCCAGGGCGTCGTCAAGCCCGGGGCGAAGGACCTCTGCCCGGTGTGCGGCATGCTGGTGTCGAAGTATCCGAACTGGGCGGCCGTCGTGCAGTACAAGGACGGCCACGCGCATTTCTTCGACGGCGCCAAGGACCTCTTCAAATACCTGCACGACCTGGCGAAATATGCGCCGGGCCACCGCCGCGAGGACGTCGCGGTCATCCAGGTGACGGATTTCTATTCGCTGACGCGCATCGATGCGCAGAAGGCCTTCTTCGTCATCGGCTCCGACGTGCTCGGCCCGATGGGCCACGAGCTGGTGCCGCTCGCCACGCGGGCGGACGCCGAGGACTTCCTCAAGGACCACAAGGGCAAGCGCATCCTCGGCTTCGCCGAGGTGACGCGCGAGCTGCCTTTCAAACTCGACGACGGTAAGTTCTAG
- the purL gene encoding phosphoribosylformylglycinamidine synthase, which produces MSEVLKLRGAAAFSATRLARLTRNVQAVLPKLKALAAEHWYFVELNAPLAAADLERLKDLLGAHPAGKESAGMLKLVTPRLGTISPWSSKATEIARQCGFAAVTRIERGTAFHVDAKGDLAAALPVLHDRMTESVLDSVDAAEALFRHYAPQPLATVDVVGKGRAALVAANGEMGLALSEDEIDYLVDAFTKAGRNPTDVELMMFAQANSEHCRHKIFNAEWVIDGQAQPHSLFGMIRESHKVSPHGTVVAYSDNAAVLEGATAARFHPDAGGAYAYSEELTHYLAKVETHNHPTAISPFPGAATGSGGEIRDEGATGRGSKPKAGLCGFSVSNLNIPGYAQPWEQAYGKPERIASALDIMIEGPIGAAAFNNEFGRPNLAGYFRTFEQEVAGEVRGYHKPIMIAGGVGNIAARDSHKIEFAAGALLIQLGGPGMLIGLGGGAASSMTTGANTADLDFASVQRGNPEIQRRAQEVIDRCWQLKDANPILSIHDVGAGGLSNALPELAHGAGCGAHFELRRVQIEEPGMSPREIWCNEAQERYVLAIAPEHLDAFRAICERERCPFAVLGEATADGRLVVSDSHFGNDAVDMDMEVLLGKPPKMTRNVVRKARHLPPLDVAEIDLKDAAYRVLRMPGVAAKHFLISIGDRTVGGMTARDQMVGPWQVPVADCAVTTLAYQGTLGEAFAMGEKTPLALIDAPASGRMAVGEAVTNIAAALIGDIGRIKLSANWMAAAGHPGEDAALFDTVKAVGLEFCPALGISIPVGKDSLSMKTAWEEAGQKKQVTAPLSLIISAFAACADVRRTLTPQLRTDAGDTDLVLVDLGQGKHRLGGSAFAQAYGTTGEHAPDADAALLRGFFAAIQELNAASLLLAYHDRSDGGLFAAACEMAFAGHCGVSLNLDTLCYDPLMNDADGLERKPELASGRFRDRLLGALFAEELGTLLQIRRDDRSKVMQVLRAHGLAACSHTVGELNTADEIRVWRNAKPLLKEKRVDLQRAWAETSFQIARLRDDAQCAQEEFDALLDAADPGLSSTLTFDPAEDIAAPMIAKGVRPKIAILREQGVNGQVEMAAAFDRAGFAAFDVHMSDLQSRRVALADFSGLVACGGFSYGDVLGAGQGWAKSILFSDALRAEFEAFFARSDTFALGVCNGCQMMSHLAEIIPGAEHWPRFARNRSEQFEARFVMVEVPRNPSLFLDGMAGSRLPIVVSHGEGRADFAMHGKQENAIVALRYVDNHGRVAATYPFNPNGSPDGIAGLTTADGRFTIMMPHPERIFRTVQMSWHPEGWGEDGPWLRMFRNARKWLG; this is translated from the coding sequence GAACGGTTGAAGGACCTGCTCGGCGCGCATCCGGCCGGCAAGGAATCGGCCGGCATGCTGAAGTTGGTGACGCCGCGCCTGGGCACCATCTCGCCCTGGTCGTCGAAGGCGACCGAGATCGCGCGGCAATGCGGCTTCGCTGCCGTCACCCGCATCGAGCGCGGCACCGCCTTCCATGTCGACGCCAAGGGCGACCTGGCCGCCGCGCTGCCGGTTCTGCACGACCGCATGACCGAATCGGTGCTCGATTCGGTGGATGCCGCCGAAGCCCTGTTCCGCCACTACGCGCCGCAGCCGCTGGCGACGGTGGATGTGGTTGGCAAAGGTCGCGCCGCGTTGGTCGCCGCCAACGGAGAGATGGGCCTGGCGCTGTCCGAGGACGAGATCGACTACCTGGTCGACGCCTTCACGAAGGCGGGGCGCAACCCGACCGACGTCGAACTGATGATGTTCGCCCAGGCGAACTCCGAGCACTGCCGCCACAAGATCTTCAACGCCGAGTGGGTGATCGACGGCCAGGCGCAGCCGCATTCCCTCTTCGGCATGATCCGCGAGTCGCACAAAGTCAGTCCCCACGGCACGGTGGTGGCGTACTCCGACAACGCCGCCGTGCTCGAGGGTGCGACGGCCGCGCGCTTCCATCCCGACGCCGGCGGCGCCTACGCCTATTCGGAAGAGCTGACGCACTACCTCGCCAAGGTCGAGACGCACAACCACCCGACCGCCATCTCGCCCTTCCCCGGCGCGGCCACCGGCTCCGGCGGCGAGATCCGCGACGAGGGCGCCACCGGCCGCGGCTCGAAACCGAAGGCCGGCCTGTGCGGCTTCTCGGTGTCGAACCTGAACATTCCCGGCTATGCCCAGCCGTGGGAACAGGCCTACGGCAAGCCCGAGCGCATCGCCTCGGCGCTCGACATCATGATCGAGGGGCCGATCGGCGCCGCCGCCTTCAACAACGAATTCGGCCGGCCCAACCTCGCCGGTTATTTCAGGACCTTCGAGCAGGAGGTGGCGGGGGAAGTGCGCGGCTATCACAAGCCGATCATGATCGCCGGCGGCGTCGGCAACATCGCCGCGCGCGATTCGCACAAGATCGAGTTCGCCGCCGGCGCGCTGCTCATCCAGCTCGGCGGCCCCGGCATGCTGATCGGCCTGGGCGGCGGCGCGGCGTCCTCGATGACCACGGGTGCCAACACCGCCGACCTCGACTTCGCCTCGGTGCAGCGCGGCAATCCGGAGATCCAGCGCCGCGCCCAGGAAGTCATCGACCGCTGCTGGCAGTTGAAGGACGCCAACCCGATCCTTTCCATCCACGACGTCGGCGCCGGCGGCCTCTCCAACGCCCTGCCGGAACTGGCGCACGGCGCCGGCTGCGGCGCGCACTTCGAGCTGCGCCGCGTGCAGATCGAGGAGCCCGGCATGTCGCCGCGCGAAATCTGGTGCAACGAGGCGCAGGAGCGCTACGTGCTGGCCATCGCGCCCGAACATCTCGACGCCTTCCGCGCCATCTGCGAACGCGAGCGCTGCCCCTTCGCCGTGCTCGGCGAGGCGACGGCCGACGGCCGCCTGGTGGTGAGCGACAGCCACTTCGGCAACGACGCCGTCGACATGGACATGGAAGTCCTGCTCGGCAAGCCGCCGAAGATGACGCGCAATGTGGTGCGCAAGGCGCGCCATCTGCCGCCCCTCGACGTCGCTGAGATCGACCTGAAGGACGCCGCCTACCGCGTGCTGCGCATGCCCGGCGTCGCCGCCAAGCATTTCCTCATCAGCATCGGCGACCGCACCGTCGGCGGCATGACGGCGCGCGACCAGATGGTCGGGCCGTGGCAGGTGCCGGTGGCCGACTGCGCCGTCACCACGCTGGCCTACCAGGGCACGCTCGGCGAGGCCTTCGCCATGGGCGAGAAGACACCGCTGGCGCTGATCGACGCGCCGGCCTCGGGCCGCATGGCGGTGGGCGAGGCGGTGACCAATATCGCCGCCGCGCTGATCGGCGACATCGGCCGCATCAAGCTCTCCGCCAACTGGATGGCGGCGGCCGGCCATCCTGGCGAGGACGCCGCGCTGTTCGATACCGTCAAGGCCGTCGGCCTCGAGTTCTGTCCGGCGCTGGGCATCAGCATTCCCGTCGGCAAGGATTCATTGTCGATGAAGACCGCGTGGGAGGAGGCCGGCCAGAAAAAACAGGTCACGGCGCCGCTCTCGCTCATCATCTCCGCCTTCGCCGCCTGCGCCGACGTGCGCCGCACGCTGACGCCGCAGCTGCGCACCGATGCCGGCGACACCGATCTCGTGCTGGTCGACCTCGGCCAGGGCAAGCACCGCCTCGGCGGCTCCGCCTTTGCCCAGGCCTACGGCACGACGGGCGAGCATGCGCCGGACGCCGATGCCGCCTTGTTGCGTGGCTTCTTCGCCGCCATCCAGGAACTCAATGCGGCGAGCCTGCTGCTCGCCTATCATGACCGTTCCGACGGCGGCCTCTTCGCCGCCGCCTGCGAGATGGCCTTCGCCGGGCATTGCGGCGTTTCGCTCAACCTCGACACGCTGTGCTACGACCCGCTGATGAACGACGCAGACGGGCTGGAGCGCAAGCCGGAACTGGCGAGCGGCCGCTTCCGCGACCGCCTGTTGGGTGCGCTATTCGCCGAGGAGTTGGGCACGCTGCTGCAGATCCGCCGCGACGACCGATCGAAAGTCATGCAGGTGCTGCGTGCCCACGGCCTCGCCGCCTGCAGCCACACCGTCGGCGAACTCAACACGGCCGACGAGATCCGCGTCTGGCGCAATGCCAAGCCGCTGCTGAAGGAAAAGCGCGTCGACCTGCAGCGCGCCTGGGCCGAGACCAGCTTCCAGATTGCGCGGTTGCGCGACGACGCGCAATGCGCGCAGGAGGAGTTCGATGCGCTGCTCGACGCGGCCGATCCCGGCCTGTCATCGACACTGACGTTCGACCCGGCGGAGGATATCGCCGCGCCGATGATCGCGAAAGGCGTGCGACCGAAGATTGCCATCCTTCGGGAACAGGGCGTAAACGGCCAGGTGGAAATGGCCGCCGCCTTCGACCGCGCCGGCTTCGCCGCCTTCGACGTGCACATGAGCGACCTGCAGTCGCGCCGTGTCGCGCTGGCTGACTTTTCCGGACTGGTCGCCTGCGGCGGCTTCTCCTACGGCGACGTGCTTGGCGCCGGCCAGGGCTGGGCCAAGTCGATCCTCTTCAGCGATGCCCTGCGCGCGGAGTTCGAGGCCTTCTTCGCGCGCAGCGACACCTTCGCCCTGGGCGTCTGCAACGGCTGCCAGATGATGAGCCACCTGGCGGAGATCATCCCCGGCGCGGAGCACTGGCCGCGCTTCGCGCGCAACCGCAGCGAGCAGTTCGAGGCGCGCTTCGTCATGGTCGAGGTGCCGCGCAACCCCTCGCTGTTCCTCGACGGCATGGCCGGCAGCCGCCTGCCCATCGTCGTCTCGCACGGAGAGGGCCGCGCCGATTTCGCAATGCACGGGAAACAGGAAAACGCGATCGTCGCGCTGCGCTACGTCGACAATCACGGCCGCGTCGCGGCGACCTACCCCTTCAACCCCAACGGCTCGCCCGACGGCATCGCCGGCCTCACCACCGCCGACGGCCGCTTCACCATCATGATGCCGCACCCCGAGCGCATCTTCCGCACGGTGCAGATGTCCTGGCATCCGGAGGGTTGGGGCGAGGACGGGCCGTGGCTGCGCATGTTCCGCAATGCGCGCAAGTGGCTGGGCTAG
- a CDS encoding sulfite exporter TauE/SafE family protein: MDHSHHQAVVEFSYALAFMTGLLGSGHCLGMCGGLVSAFFMKLQARGPWPYLTYHAGRIAVYAVVGLIAALLGAVLVSTGRIGLAQGVLQIVAGAIVILLGLDLLGISPIRNIYGFAPVAWLRKQFMTAAQKGPIVGALIGGAINGLMPCSMTMAMAVQATTAPSPPEGMLLMLAFGAGTLPSMLSASFLFGKLGPRLRGWLLKGAALFVIALGVSTLWQGLRYFLVMVKLVG; encoded by the coding sequence GTGGATCACTCGCACCACCAGGCCGTCGTCGAGTTCTCCTACGCCCTGGCCTTCATGACCGGGCTCCTCGGCAGCGGCCACTGCCTCGGCATGTGCGGCGGGCTGGTGTCGGCCTTCTTCATGAAGCTGCAGGCGCGCGGGCCGTGGCCCTACCTCACCTACCACGCCGGCCGCATCGCGGTGTATGCCGTCGTCGGCCTGATCGCCGCGCTGCTGGGGGCGGTGCTCGTCTCGACCGGCCGCATCGGCCTCGCCCAAGGCGTGCTGCAGATCGTCGCCGGGGCCATCGTCATCCTGCTCGGCCTCGATCTGCTCGGCATCTCGCCGATCCGCAATATCTACGGCTTCGCGCCGGTGGCCTGGCTGCGGAAACAGTTCATGACCGCCGCGCAGAAAGGGCCGATCGTCGGCGCCCTCATCGGCGGCGCCATCAACGGCCTGATGCCCTGCTCGATGACCATGGCGATGGCGGTGCAGGCCACCACCGCGCCCTCGCCGCCCGAGGGCATGCTGCTGATGCTGGCCTTCGGCGCCGGGACGCTGCCCTCGATGCTCTCCGCCTCATTCCTCTTCGGCAAGCTCGGCCCGCGCCTGCGCGGCTGGCTGCTCAAGGGCGCCGCGCTGTTCGTCATCGCGCTGGGCGTGTCGACGCTGTGGCAGGGCCTCCGCTACTTTCTCGTGATGGTGAAACTTGTCGGCTGA